The Streptomyces sp. Mut1 genome window below encodes:
- a CDS encoding class I SAM-dependent methyltransferase, with translation MGVSEQYREAWEGYWAATSDRPGEAIWDAEAALSAVPHSRLLLPHADATLPVVDLGCGSGTQTRHLATLFPRAIGVDLSHAAIDHARRADTGQVAEFAQLDLTDADAVRALHERIGDANVYMRAVIHQSDPEARPAVAAAVATLLGERGRAFVAELTPASKEVLQRAAQGPDGPPVKLRRVFEHGLKPASAAEEEVPELLKAAGLTTLDSGETVLPQTETLADGTRIDLPARWFVLAAG, from the coding sequence ATGGGTGTGTCGGAGCAATACCGTGAGGCGTGGGAAGGCTACTGGGCGGCCACGTCGGACCGGCCAGGCGAGGCGATCTGGGACGCGGAGGCCGCCCTGAGCGCCGTACCGCACAGCCGGCTGCTCCTGCCGCACGCGGACGCCACCCTGCCCGTCGTCGACCTCGGCTGCGGCAGCGGTACGCAGACCCGTCATCTGGCCACCCTCTTCCCCCGGGCGATCGGGGTGGACCTCTCGCACGCCGCGATCGACCACGCCCGGCGGGCCGACACCGGGCAGGTCGCGGAGTTCGCCCAGCTCGACCTGACCGACGCGGACGCCGTACGCGCCCTGCACGAGCGGATCGGCGACGCGAACGTCTACATGCGGGCCGTGATCCACCAGAGCGACCCCGAGGCCCGGCCGGCCGTCGCGGCGGCCGTGGCGACCCTGCTGGGGGAGCGGGGCCGGGCCTTCGTGGCCGAGCTGACGCCCGCCTCCAAGGAGGTGCTGCAACGGGCCGCGCAGGGCCCGGACGGCCCCCCGGTGAAGCTGCGCCGGGTCTTCGAGCACGGGCTCAAGCCGGCGAGCGCCGCCGAGGAGGAGGTCCCGGAGCTGCTGAAGGCGGCCGGGCTGACCACCCTGGACAGCGGGGAAACGGTCCTGCCGCAGACCGAGACGCTGGCCGACGGGACCAGGATCGACCTGCCGGCGAGGTGGTTCGTGCTGGCCGCCGGCTGA
- a CDS encoding LysR family transcriptional regulator yields MELRQLEHFVAVAEERHFTRAAERVAVSQSGLSASVRALEQELRTPLFSRTTRSVRLTEAGRALLVEAERTLAGVRAAKDAVAAVRGLLRGTLSVGVEQCVAGLRLPRLLAAFHRAHPHMDIRLRQEGTAKLVDGVAGGRLDIAFAATVSPAGWRGELVPLAREPMVLLCAPGHRLAAADRAGWAELADEPFIDFHPDFGPRRAADAAFRAAGARRTVALEVTDVHSLLELVHEQLGIAVVPHHFSRKPEARGLAAVRLDGADGVFYESVVVLPEARAMSPGARALMALVREEDGR; encoded by the coding sequence ATGGAGTTGCGTCAGCTGGAACATTTCGTCGCGGTCGCCGAGGAACGGCATTTCACCCGGGCCGCCGAGCGGGTCGCCGTCTCGCAGTCCGGTCTCTCCGCCTCCGTGCGGGCGCTGGAGCAGGAGCTGCGGACGCCGTTGTTCAGCAGGACCACCCGCAGCGTACGGCTGACCGAGGCGGGGCGCGCCCTGCTGGTGGAGGCGGAGCGCACGCTGGCCGGGGTGCGGGCCGCGAAGGACGCCGTCGCCGCGGTACGGGGCCTGCTGCGCGGCACGCTGTCGGTGGGCGTGGAGCAGTGCGTGGCCGGGCTGCGGCTGCCCCGGCTGCTCGCCGCCTTCCACCGCGCGCATCCGCACATGGACATCCGGCTGCGCCAGGAGGGCACGGCGAAGCTGGTGGACGGGGTGGCGGGCGGGCGGCTCGACATCGCCTTCGCCGCGACGGTGAGCCCGGCCGGGTGGCGCGGTGAGCTGGTCCCGCTGGCCCGGGAGCCCATGGTCCTGCTGTGCGCGCCGGGCCACCGGCTGGCGGCGGCGGACCGGGCGGGCTGGGCGGAGCTGGCCGACGAGCCGTTCATCGACTTCCACCCGGACTTCGGGCCGCGCCGCGCGGCCGACGCGGCGTTCAGGGCGGCCGGTGCCCGCCGCACGGTGGCCCTGGAGGTGACCGACGTGCACAGCCTGCTGGAGCTGGTGCACGAGCAGTTGGGCATCGCGGTCGTGCCGCACCACTTCTCGCGCAAGCCCGAGGCGCGGGGTCTGGCGGCCGTACGGCTCGACGGGGCGGACGGGGTGTTCTACGAGAGCGTCGTGGTCCTTCCCGAGGCGCGGGCCATGAGCCCGGGGGCGCGGGCCCTCATGGCGCTGGTACGGGAGGAGGACGGGCGCTGA
- a CDS encoding aldo/keto reductase, which produces MYIPSADRYANMPYRRTGRSGLKLPALSLGLWHNFGGDRTPRTQGEILRRAFDLGITHFDLANNYGPPPGSAESAMGRALATDFAAHRDEIIVSTKAGYLMWDGPYGEWGSRKNLLASLDQSLTRLGLDYVDIFYSHRPDPETPLEETMGALHTAVRQGKALYVGVSNYSPEQTREAARILKDLGTPLLIHQPRYSMLDRWVEDGLLTALDELGAGSIAYSPLEQGILSDRYLHGIPEGSRAAGSSPFLSADAVTPDLVARLRELNELASARGQSLAQMALAWVLRGGRVTSAVVGASSVAQLENSVEAVRNLEFTDKELGRIEKLLKGAKRR; this is translated from the coding sequence ATGTACATCCCGTCCGCCGACCGCTACGCGAACATGCCCTACCGGCGCACCGGGCGCAGCGGCCTGAAGCTGCCGGCCCTCTCGCTCGGCCTGTGGCACAACTTCGGCGGGGACCGGACACCGCGGACACAGGGCGAGATCCTGCGCCGGGCCTTCGACCTCGGTATCACCCACTTCGACCTGGCCAACAACTACGGCCCGCCGCCCGGCTCCGCCGAGAGCGCGATGGGCCGCGCCCTGGCGACGGACTTCGCCGCCCACCGCGACGAGATCATCGTCTCCACCAAGGCCGGCTACCTGATGTGGGACGGCCCGTACGGCGAATGGGGCTCGCGCAAGAACCTCCTCGCCTCGCTGGACCAGAGCCTCACCCGGCTCGGCCTGGACTACGTCGACATCTTCTACTCCCACCGGCCCGACCCCGAGACCCCGCTCGAAGAGACCATGGGCGCCCTCCACACGGCGGTGCGGCAGGGCAAGGCGCTCTACGTCGGTGTCTCCAACTACTCGCCCGAGCAGACCCGCGAGGCCGCGCGGATTCTGAAGGACCTCGGCACCCCGCTCCTCATCCACCAGCCGCGCTACTCGATGCTCGACCGCTGGGTCGAGGACGGCCTGCTCACGGCCCTGGACGAGCTGGGCGCCGGCTCCATCGCCTACTCCCCGCTGGAGCAGGGCATCCTCTCCGACCGCTACCTCCACGGCATCCCGGAGGGCTCCCGCGCCGCGGGCAGCAGCCCCTTCCTGTCGGCCGACGCGGTCACCCCCGACCTGGTGGCGCGGCTGCGCGAACTGAACGAACTGGCCTCCGCGCGCGGCCAGTCCCTCGCCCAGATGGCCCTGGCCTGGGTGCTGCGCGGCGGCCGCGTCACCTCCGCCGTGGTCGGCGCGAGCAGCGTCGCCCAGCTGGAGAACAGCGTCGAGGCCGTGCGCAACCTGGAGTTCACCGACAAGGAACTCGGCCGGATCGAGAAGCTGCTGAAGGGCGCCAAGCGGCGCTGA
- a CDS encoding M55 family metallopeptidase has translation MKILVSADMEGATGVTWPADVLPGTPQWERCRSLFTSDVNAAALGFYDGGADEVLINEAHWTMRNLLLEKLDDRVQMLTGKHKSLSMVEGIQHGDVDAVAFIGYHTGAGTEGVLAHTYLANSITGVWLNGVRASEGLLNAHVAAEYGVPVVLVTGDDLTCVDAEGYAPDARKVAVKDHVSRYAAVCRTPARTAADIRAAAQQAVPLAGRYPPVEGGPFTVELEFDAEHLAAAATVVPGVGPSGERRVAYTSATMYEGIRTFKAVTTIVSAAVEEQYG, from the coding sequence ATGAAGATCCTCGTCAGCGCAGACATGGAAGGCGCCACCGGCGTGACCTGGCCGGCCGATGTGCTGCCCGGCACGCCGCAGTGGGAGCGGTGCCGCTCCCTGTTCACCTCCGACGTCAACGCCGCCGCCCTCGGCTTCTACGACGGGGGAGCGGACGAGGTGCTGATCAACGAGGCCCACTGGACCATGCGCAACCTCCTGCTGGAGAAGCTGGACGACCGCGTCCAGATGCTCACCGGCAAGCACAAGTCGCTCAGCATGGTCGAGGGCATCCAGCACGGGGACGTCGACGCCGTCGCCTTCATCGGCTACCACACGGGCGCCGGCACGGAAGGCGTCCTCGCCCACACCTACCTCGCCAACTCCATCACCGGGGTCTGGCTGAACGGGGTCCGGGCGAGCGAGGGGCTGCTCAACGCCCATGTCGCCGCCGAGTACGGCGTCCCCGTCGTCCTCGTCACCGGGGACGACCTGACCTGCGTGGACGCCGAGGGGTACGCCCCCGACGCGCGGAAGGTCGCCGTCAAGGACCACGTGTCGCGCTACGCCGCCGTCTGCCGCACCCCCGCCCGCACCGCCGCCGACATCCGGGCCGCCGCCCAGCAGGCCGTCCCGCTGGCCGGCCGGTACCCGCCGGTCGAGGGCGGCCCGTTCACCGTTGAGCTGGAGTTCGACGCCGAGCACCTGGCCGCGGCGGCCACCGTCGTCCCCGGTGTCGGGCCGAGCGGCGAGAGGCGTGTCGCGTACACCAGCGCGACGATGTACGAAGGTATCCGCACGTTCAAGGCGGTGACGACGATCGTGTCGGCCGCCGTGGAGGAACAGTATGGCTGA
- a CDS encoding M20/M25/M40 family metallo-hydrolase translates to MAEAPAPQDSVDGLALDESVTFTSELIRIDTTNRGDGDCRERPAAEYVAERLAATGLEPALLERTPGRTNVVARIPGTDPSAPALLVHGHLDVVPAEAADWTVHPFSGEVRDGTVWGRGAIDMKNMDAMVLAVVRYWARAGIRPRRDIVIAYTADEEASADDGSGFLADQHAALFEGCTEGISESGAFTFHAGPHMPLYPIAAGERGTGWLKLTAHGKAGHGSKVNRANAVSAVAAAVARIGQHEWPVRLTPTVRAALTEIAALHGIHPDLDAPGFDVDELLGKIGPAAALVAPTVRNSSNPTMLEAGYKVNVIPGHATAYIDGRTVPGGEEEFRTTLDRLTGPTVDWEFHHQEVALQAPVDSPTYAKLRAAIERFDPEGHVVPYCMSGGTDAKQFSRLGITGYGFSPLKLPVGFDYQALFHGVDERVPVDALHFGVRVLDHYLRTA, encoded by the coding sequence ATGGCTGAGGCCCCCGCCCCCCAGGACTCCGTCGACGGCCTCGCGCTCGACGAATCGGTGACGTTCACCTCCGAACTGATCCGCATCGACACCACCAACCGGGGCGACGGCGACTGCCGCGAACGCCCCGCCGCCGAGTACGTCGCCGAGCGCCTCGCCGCCACCGGACTCGAACCCGCGCTCCTGGAGCGCACCCCCGGCCGCACCAACGTGGTCGCCCGGATTCCCGGCACCGACCCCAGCGCCCCCGCGCTCCTGGTCCACGGCCATCTGGACGTGGTGCCCGCCGAGGCCGCCGACTGGACCGTGCACCCCTTCTCCGGCGAGGTGCGCGACGGCACCGTCTGGGGGCGCGGTGCCATCGACATGAAGAACATGGACGCGATGGTCCTGGCCGTCGTCCGGTACTGGGCACGGGCCGGCATCCGCCCCCGCCGCGACATCGTGATCGCGTACACCGCCGACGAGGAGGCCAGCGCCGACGACGGCTCCGGCTTCCTCGCCGACCAGCACGCCGCCCTCTTCGAAGGGTGTACGGAGGGCATCAGCGAATCCGGCGCCTTCACCTTCCACGCCGGGCCCCACATGCCGCTCTACCCCATCGCGGCCGGCGAGCGCGGCACCGGATGGCTCAAGCTCACCGCCCACGGAAAGGCCGGCCACGGCTCCAAGGTCAACCGGGCCAACGCCGTCAGCGCGGTCGCCGCCGCCGTCGCCCGTATCGGCCAGCACGAGTGGCCGGTCCGCCTCACCCCGACGGTCCGCGCGGCCCTCACCGAGATCGCCGCACTCCACGGCATCCATCCCGATCTCGACGCCCCCGGCTTCGACGTCGACGAACTCCTCGGCAAGATCGGGCCTGCCGCCGCCCTCGTCGCCCCGACCGTCCGCAACAGCTCCAACCCGACGATGCTGGAGGCCGGTTACAAGGTCAACGTCATCCCGGGCCACGCCACCGCCTACATCGACGGGCGGACCGTCCCCGGCGGCGAGGAGGAGTTCCGGACCACGCTGGACCGGCTCACCGGGCCCACGGTCGACTGGGAGTTCCACCACCAGGAGGTCGCGCTCCAGGCCCCCGTCGACTCACCCACGTACGCCAAACTCCGGGCCGCCATCGAGCGGTTCGACCCCGAGGGGCACGTCGTGCCGTACTGCATGTCGGGCGGCACCGACGCCAAGCAGTTCTCCCGGCTCGGCATCACCGGGTACGGATTCTCGCCGCTGAAACTGCCCGTCGGCTTCGACTACCAGGCCCTCTTCCACGGTGTGGACGAGCGCGTCCCCGTCGACGCCCTGCACTTCGGCGTCCGGGTCCTGGACCACTATCTGCGCACCGCCTGA
- a CDS encoding prolyl oligopeptidase family serine peptidase has protein sequence MASTQAHGSWPSPIDAALAASHDGRPEYAGAVGDELWWTEPRPAEAGRRALVRRTVDGTTTELPAPWNVRSRVIEYGGQPWAGTGRAEGGPLIVFVHFDDQRLYAYEPDGAREPWPLTPVSAVGGGLRWVDPRLHPDRGPAGEVWCVLEEFTGDAPTELRRVIAAVPLDGSAAGDRSAVRELSPERHRFVTGPEVSPDGRRAAWIGWDHPLMPWDGTEVVVADIAEDGTFHGARTLAGGPDESVPQIQWTADGHLLLASDRGGWWNLYRLAPDGGEPVALCPREEEFAAGLWKVGLVWFRPLENGLIATLHGRGTTTLGILDPETGDLVDIAGPWTEWAPTLTVQGSRVVGVAASPHSAYEIVELDTATGHTRIIGAPHEDAIDPAYYPEPVVRTFTGPGGREIHAQVYPPRNPDRTGPDGELPPYVVWAHGGPTSHAGLVLDLEIAYFTSRGIGVAEVNYGGSTGYGRAYRNRLREQWGVVDVEDCAAVAGALAAEGTADPRRLAVRGGSAGGWTTAASLTGTDVYACGTIIYPILDLTGWGTDETHDFESRYLESLVGPLAEVPERYRERSPVTRTDRLTAPFLLLQGEDDPICPPVQCERFLAAVEGRGIPHAYRTYPGEGHGFRRADTMIDAIESELSLYAQVFGFDRPDVVSLELRK, from the coding sequence ATGGCATCCACACAGGCCCACGGAAGCTGGCCCTCGCCGATCGACGCCGCGCTGGCCGCGTCCCACGACGGCCGTCCCGAGTACGCCGGCGCGGTCGGCGACGAGCTGTGGTGGACGGAACCGCGCCCGGCCGAAGCCGGCCGGCGCGCCCTGGTCCGCCGGACGGTGGACGGCACCACCACCGAACTGCCCGCCCCCTGGAACGTCCGCAGCCGCGTCATCGAATACGGCGGACAGCCCTGGGCCGGCACCGGACGGGCCGAGGGCGGCCCGCTGATCGTCTTCGTCCACTTCGACGACCAGCGGCTGTACGCCTACGAGCCCGACGGCGCCCGCGAGCCGTGGCCGCTCACCCCCGTCTCCGCGGTCGGCGGCGGACTGCGCTGGGTCGACCCGCGCCTGCACCCGGACCGGGGCCCGGCCGGTGAGGTCTGGTGCGTCCTGGAGGAGTTCACCGGCGACGCGCCCACCGAACTGCGCCGCGTCATCGCCGCCGTACCACTGGACGGATCGGCGGCCGGCGACCGGTCCGCCGTACGCGAACTCAGCCCGGAGCGGCACCGGTTCGTCACCGGGCCGGAGGTCTCGCCCGACGGACGGCGCGCCGCCTGGATCGGCTGGGACCACCCGCTCATGCCCTGGGACGGCACCGAGGTGGTGGTCGCCGACATCGCGGAGGACGGCACCTTCCACGGCGCCCGCACCCTCGCCGGCGGCCCCGACGAGTCCGTGCCGCAGATCCAGTGGACGGCGGACGGGCACCTGCTCCTGGCGAGCGACCGCGGCGGCTGGTGGAATCTCTACCGCCTCGCCCCGGACGGCGGCGAGCCGGTCGCGCTGTGCCCCCGCGAGGAGGAGTTCGCCGCCGGGCTGTGGAAGGTCGGGCTCGTCTGGTTCCGCCCCCTGGAGAACGGGCTGATCGCCACCCTCCACGGCAGGGGCACCACGACGCTCGGCATCCTCGACCCGGAGACCGGGGACCTGGTGGACATCGCCGGACCCTGGACCGAGTGGGCCCCCACCCTCACCGTGCAGGGCAGCCGGGTCGTCGGCGTCGCCGCGAGCCCGCACAGCGCGTACGAGATCGTGGAGCTGGACACGGCGACCGGGCACACCCGGATCATCGGCGCCCCGCACGAGGACGCGATCGACCCCGCGTACTACCCCGAGCCCGTCGTCCGCACCTTCACCGGACCCGGCGGACGCGAGATCCACGCCCAGGTCTACCCGCCGCGCAACCCCGACCGCACCGGCCCCGACGGCGAGCTGCCGCCCTACGTGGTGTGGGCCCACGGCGGCCCCACCAGCCATGCCGGCCTCGTCCTCGACCTGGAGATCGCCTACTTCACCTCACGCGGCATCGGTGTCGCCGAGGTCAACTACGGCGGCTCCACCGGATACGGCAGGGCCTACCGCAACCGGCTGCGCGAGCAGTGGGGCGTCGTGGACGTGGAGGACTGCGCCGCCGTCGCCGGGGCGCTCGCGGCCGAAGGCACCGCCGATCCGCGACGGCTCGCCGTCCGGGGCGGCAGCGCCGGAGGCTGGACCACCGCCGCCTCGCTGACCGGCACCGATGTCTACGCCTGCGGCACCATCATCTACCCCATCCTCGACCTCACCGGCTGGGGCACCGACGAGACCCACGACTTCGAGTCCCGCTACCTGGAGTCGCTGGTGGGACCGCTCGCCGAGGTCCCCGAGCGCTACCGCGAACGCTCCCCGGTGACCCGCACCGACCGGCTCACCGCGCCGTTCCTGCTGCTCCAGGGCGAGGACGACCCGATCTGCCCGCCCGTGCAGTGCGAGCGGTTCCTCGCCGCCGTCGAGGGGCGCGGCATCCCGCACGCCTACCGCACCTACCCGGGCGAGGGCCACGGATTCCGGCGCGCCGACACCATGATCGACGCGATCGAGTCGGAACTCTCCCTGTATGCCCAGGTGTTCGGCTTCGATCGCCCGGACGTGGTTTCCCTGGAGCTGAGGAAGTGA
- a CDS encoding S66 peptidase family protein, producing the protein MTLAPLTRPARLRTGARVAVVSPSGPVPADRLEPGLDILRGWGLDPVPMPHVLDVRRELDYLAGTDEGRARDLGDAWCDPSVEAVICARGGYGAHRMVDLVDWAAVRQAGPKVFVGYSDITALHEAFALRAGFATLHGPMAGTEAFLKDPRTQESLRATLFEPETVRTLGLEDARALVPGRARGITYGGCVSLLAAGLGTPDARASARGGLLVIEDTTEDPYSLDRILTQLLRAGALDGVAGVACGSWAGCGPYEKVRAVLADRLGALGVPVVEELGFGHGPTGLTIPLGVPAVLDAPADGGPATLTAEVPALL; encoded by the coding sequence GTGACCCTCGCCCCGCTGACCCGCCCCGCCCGGCTGCGCACGGGCGCCAGGGTCGCCGTCGTGTCCCCGAGCGGACCCGTGCCCGCCGACCGCCTGGAACCCGGACTCGACATCCTGCGCGGCTGGGGTCTCGACCCCGTGCCGATGCCCCATGTGCTCGACGTGCGCCGGGAGTTGGACTACCTCGCCGGTACGGACGAGGGGCGTGCCCGGGACCTCGGCGACGCCTGGTGCGACCCGTCCGTCGAGGCGGTGATCTGCGCGCGGGGCGGCTACGGGGCGCATCGCATGGTCGACCTGGTGGACTGGGCGGCGGTGCGCCAGGCCGGGCCCAAGGTGTTCGTCGGCTACAGCGACATCACCGCGCTCCACGAGGCGTTCGCGCTGCGGGCCGGGTTCGCCACCCTGCACGGGCCCATGGCGGGGACGGAGGCCTTCCTCAAGGACCCGCGCACCCAGGAGTCCCTGCGGGCCACCCTGTTCGAGCCGGAGACCGTGCGGACACTCGGGCTTGAGGATGCGCGGGCGCTCGTCCCCGGCCGGGCGCGCGGCATCACGTACGGCGGCTGTGTCAGCCTGCTCGCCGCCGGCCTCGGCACCCCGGATGCCCGTGCCTCGGCCCGGGGCGGGCTGCTCGTCATCGAGGACACCACCGAGGACCCGTACAGCCTCGACCGCATCCTCACCCAGCTGCTGCGGGCCGGGGCGCTCGACGGCGTCGCCGGGGTGGCCTGCGGGTCCTGGGCGGGGTGCGGACCGTACGAGAAGGTGCGGGCGGTGCTCGCGGACCGGCTCGGGGCGCTGGGTGTCCCGGTCGTCGAGGAGCTCGGCTTCGGGCACGGACCGACCGGGCTGACCATTCCGCTCGGCGTGCCGGCGGTGCTCGACGCCCCCGCGGACGGCGGCCCGGCCACCCTCACGGCCGAGGTGCCCGCCCTGCTCTGA
- a CDS encoding DUF1049 domain-containing protein: MSPKDVSSSGKSGSGAFTPGRILVLVIAVLSVVFIAENTKDVKVRLIVPLVTAPLYVWLVVMFVAGMACGAYLFRRRPK; this comes from the coding sequence ATGAGTCCGAAGGACGTGTCGAGCAGCGGGAAGAGCGGCAGCGGGGCGTTCACCCCCGGCCGCATTCTGGTCCTCGTCATCGCGGTTCTGTCGGTCGTGTTCATCGCCGAGAACACGAAGGACGTCAAGGTCCGCCTCATCGTTCCGCTGGTGACCGCGCCGCTCTACGTGTGGCTGGTCGTGATGTTCGTGGCGGGCATGGCGTGCGGCGCCTACCTCTTCCGCAGGCGGCCCAAGTAG
- a CDS encoding GNAT family N-acetyltransferase, whose amino-acid sequence MSDTSYLAEGPRTAIRPFTPADAGEFTTRARESGRLHRPWLFPPTAPDAYAAYAGALIDDPTRAGFLVCERHGPHDPADGAIAGFININNIVAGAFRCGALGYGVFAHAAGRGLMSEGLGLVLDRAFGPLGLHRLEANIQPGNEGSIALVRRAGFRREGYSPDFLHIDGAWRDHERWAITAEMR is encoded by the coding sequence ATGTCCGACACCAGCTACCTGGCCGAGGGGCCGCGCACCGCGATCCGCCCCTTCACGCCCGCCGACGCCGGCGAGTTCACCACCCGGGCCCGGGAGAGCGGCCGGCTGCACCGCCCCTGGCTGTTCCCGCCCACCGCCCCCGACGCGTACGCCGCTTACGCGGGCGCGCTCATCGACGATCCGACGCGGGCCGGCTTCCTCGTGTGCGAACGGCACGGGCCGCACGATCCGGCCGACGGCGCGATCGCCGGGTTCATCAACATCAACAACATCGTCGCCGGAGCCTTTCGCTGCGGCGCGCTCGGCTACGGCGTCTTCGCGCACGCGGCCGGGCGCGGCCTCATGAGCGAGGGCCTCGGCCTCGTCCTGGACCGCGCCTTCGGCCCGCTCGGGCTGCACCGCCTGGAAGCCAACATCCAGCCGGGCAACGAGGGTTCGATCGCCCTGGTCCGCCGGGCCGGATTCCGGCGCGAGGGCTACTCACCGGACTTCCTCCACATCGACGGCGCCTGGCGCGACCACGAACGCTGGGCGATCACCGCCGAGATGCGCTGA
- a CDS encoding transketolase, which translates to MTTQQTTTLGPDSELTEVFELAQQLRVDSVRASTSAGSGHPTSSLSAADLMAVLMTRHLRYDWQAPDNPAGDHLIFSKGHASPLLYAMFKAADAVSDKELMTTYRRFGHRLQGHPTPELPWVDVATGSLGQGIAYGVGIALAGRDLEKQPYRVWVLCGDSEMTEGSVWEALDKAGQHKLANFIAVIDVNRLGQSGPTELQWNTDTYARRVEAFGCRALVVDGHDLTAVDRALKTAADGTAPTVIVAKTVKGRGVSEVADKEGWHGKPLPSDMADRAVEELGGIRDLRVSGPRPPKAAAAAPQAGGTVELPRFDQGDEVATRVAFGKALVALGARPDVVALDAEVGNSTHSEDFKKAYPERFFQTYIAEQQMIAEAVGMAVRGYRPYATTFAAFLTRAHDFIRMAAVSDITMALCGTHSGVEIGADGPSQMGVEDLAMMRSVRGSTVLYPSDATSAAALTAAMADLDGISYLRTTRGAYPVLYGSEEAFPVGGSKTLRHGDDDRVTLIGAGVTLHECLAAAGQLADEGIAARVIDLYSVKPIDIAALTRAAQETGALVVAEDHHPEGGIGEAVLSALASANSHPAFAHLAGRNLPGSGTTGELLDAAGISRTHIAKAARRLAG; encoded by the coding sequence ATGACCACCCAGCAGACCACCACGCTCGGTCCCGACAGCGAACTCACCGAGGTGTTCGAGCTCGCGCAGCAGCTGCGGGTGGACTCGGTGCGCGCCAGCACCTCGGCCGGCTCCGGGCATCCCACCTCCAGTCTGTCCGCGGCCGATCTGATGGCCGTGCTCATGACCCGGCATCTGCGCTACGACTGGCAGGCCCCCGACAACCCCGCGGGCGACCACCTGATCTTTTCCAAGGGCCATGCCTCGCCGCTGCTCTACGCCATGTTCAAGGCGGCCGACGCCGTCAGCGACAAGGAGCTGATGACGACCTACCGCCGTTTCGGCCACCGGCTCCAGGGCCACCCCACGCCCGAGCTGCCCTGGGTGGACGTGGCCACCGGTTCGCTCGGCCAGGGCATCGCCTACGGCGTCGGCATCGCGCTCGCCGGGCGGGACCTGGAGAAGCAGCCCTACCGGGTGTGGGTGCTGTGCGGGGACAGCGAGATGACCGAGGGGTCCGTGTGGGAGGCCCTGGACAAGGCCGGCCAGCACAAACTGGCCAACTTCATCGCCGTCATCGACGTCAACCGCCTCGGCCAGAGCGGCCCGACCGAGTTGCAGTGGAACACCGACACCTACGCCCGCCGTGTGGAGGCGTTCGGCTGCCGCGCCCTCGTCGTCGACGGCCACGACCTCACCGCGGTCGACCGGGCCCTGAAGACCGCGGCGGACGGCACGGCCCCCACCGTGATCGTGGCGAAGACGGTGAAGGGGCGCGGGGTGAGCGAGGTCGCGGACAAGGAGGGCTGGCACGGCAAGCCGCTGCCCTCGGACATGGCGGACCGCGCCGTCGAGGAGCTGGGCGGCATCCGCGATCTCCGGGTCAGCGGCCCCCGGCCGCCGAAGGCCGCTGCCGCCGCCCCGCAGGCCGGCGGCACCGTGGAGCTGCCGCGCTTCGACCAGGGGGACGAGGTCGCCACCCGGGTCGCCTTCGGAAAGGCCCTGGTCGCGCTCGGGGCACGGCCCGACGTCGTCGCCCTGGACGCCGAGGTCGGCAACTCCACGCACTCCGAGGACTTCAAGAAGGCGTATCCCGAGCGGTTCTTCCAGACGTACATCGCCGAGCAGCAGATGATCGCCGAGGCCGTGGGCATGGCCGTGCGCGGCTACCGCCCGTACGCCACCACGTTCGCCGCCTTCCTCACCCGGGCGCACGACTTCATCCGGATGGCCGCCGTCTCGGACATCACGATGGCCCTGTGCGGCACCCACAGCGGGGTGGAGATCGGTGCCGACGGACCCTCGCAGATGGGCGTGGAGGACCTGGCCATGATGCGTTCGGTACGCGGCTCGACCGTCCTCTACCCGAGCGACGCCACCTCGGCGGCGGCGCTGACCGCGGCCATGGCCGATCTCGACGGCATCTCCTACCTGCGCACCACACGGGGCGCCTACCCGGTGCTCTACGGGAGCGAGGAGGCCTTCCCGGTCGGCGGCTCCAAGACGCTGCGCCACGGCGACGACGACCGGGTCACTCTCATCGGCGCCGGGGTCACCCTGCACGAGTGCCTGGCCGCCGCCGGTCAGCTGGCCGACGAGGGCATCGCCGCCCGCGTCATCGACCTCTACTCCGTCAAGCCGATCGACATCGCCGCCCTCACCCGCGCGGCCCAGGAGACCGGCGCGCTCGTCGTGGCCGAGGACCATCACCCCGAGGGCGGCATCGGCGAGGCCGTGCTCTCCGCCCTCGCCTCGGCCAACAGCCATCCCGCCTTCGCCCACCTCGCCGGGCGGAACCTCCCGGGGTCCGGCACCACCGGGGAACTGCTCGACGCGGCGGGCATCTCCCGCACCCACATCGCCAAAGCGGCCCGCCGCCTGGCCGGCTAG